Proteins encoded together in one Bos indicus isolate NIAB-ARS_2022 breed Sahiwal x Tharparkar chromosome 3, NIAB-ARS_B.indTharparkar_mat_pri_1.0, whole genome shotgun sequence window:
- the GPR35 gene encoding G-protein coupled receptor 35 isoform X3 → MNSSNCSSWDANPVYYTYMGGLLALGLLLNGLALWVLCWRLPRWTETRIYMANLAVADLCLLCALPSFLYFQKQTSKDTPLCQISQAVYLLNRYMSISLVTAIAVDRYVAVRHPLRARRLRSPGRAAAVCTALWAVVLGSLVLRWFLDVQDGGFCFAVRSGRSTYTGVFSLLGFYLPLAVLVFCSLQVVTALTQRPEANPGQAEATQKASRMVLANLAVFVVCFLPFHMVLTMRVALGLQTCAIKVAMQITSRLSDANCCLDAICYYFMAKEFQEASVSTTSPRAKAHKSKDSVTMTLT, encoded by the coding sequence GCTCAACGGCCTGGCGCTCTGGGTGCTGTGCTGGCGCCTGCCGCGGTGGACAGAGACCCGCATCTACATGGCCAACCTGGCCGTGGCCGACCTCTGCCTGCTCTGCGCCCTGCCCTCCTTCCTGTACTTCCAGAAGCAGACCTCCAAGGACACGCCGCTCTGCCAGATCTCCCAGGCCGTCTACCTGCTCAACAGGTACATGAGCATCAGCCTGGTCACGGCCATCGCCGTGGACCGCTACGTGGCCGTGCGGCACCCGCTGCGCGCCCGCAGGCTCCGCTCCCCTGGCCGGGCCGCGGCTGTGTGCACCGCGCTCTGGGCCGTGGTCCTCGGCTCCCTGGTGCTCCGCTGGTTCCTGGACGTGCAGGACGGTGGCTTCTGCTTCGCCGTCCGCTCCGGGCGGAGCACCTACACCGGGGTCTTCTCGCTGCTGGGCTTCTACCTGCCGCTGGCCGTGCTGGTCTTCTGCTCTCTGCAGGTGGTGACCGCCCTGACCCAGAGGCCCGAGGCTAACCCGGGCCAGGCGGAAGCCACGCAGAAAGCCTCTCGCATGGTCCTGGCGAACCTGGCCGTCTTCGTGGTCTGCTTCCTGCCCTTCCACATGGTGCTGACCATGCGCGTGGCCCTGGGCCTGCAGACCTGCGCCATTAAGGTGGCCATGCAGATCACGAGCAGACTCTCAGATGCCAACTGCTGCCTAGACGCCATCTGCTACTACTTCATGGCCAAGGAGTTCCAGGAGGCGTCTGTGTCAACCACATCCCCCAGAGCCAAGGCCCACAAGAGCAAGGACAGTGTGACCATGACCCTGACCTAG